A part of Sugiyamaella lignohabitans strain CBS 10342 chromosome D, complete sequence genomic DNA contains:
- the RSM22 gene encoding mitochondrial 37S ribosomal protein RSM22 (Mitochondrial ribosomal protein of the small subunit; also predicted to be an S-adenosylmethionine-dependent methyltransferase; GO_component: GO:0005763 - mitochondrial small ribosomal subunit [Evidence IPI] [PMID 11278769]; GO_component: GO:0005739 - mitochondrion [Evidence IEA,IEA]; GO_component: GO:0005739 - mitochondrion [Evidence IDA] [PMID 16823961]; GO_component: GO:0030529 - ribonucleoprotein complex [Evidence IEA]; GO_component: GO:0005840 - ribosome [Evidence IEA]; GO_function: GO:0008757 - S-adenosylmethionine-dependent methyltransferase activity [Evidence ISM] [PMID 19351663]; GO_function: GO:0008168 - methyltransferase activity [Evidence IEA,IEA]; GO_function: GO:0003735 - structural constituent of ribosome [Evidence IPI] [PMID 11278769]; GO_function: GO:0016740 - transferase activity [Evidence IEA]; GO_process: GO:0032259 - methylation [Evidence IEA]; GO_process: GO:0032543 - mitochondrial translation [Evidence IC] [PMID 11278769]; GO_process: GO:0006412 - translation [Evidence IEA]), with protein sequence MFSIQRRLVQRARLSSPQLVRYRSSAPSARGTGRLSGVKAIPYAEIVNEHSDLQDNVEVLNLEELINASNEPNFAEENRSARTERLDIDTRQGKTAGNKLLVLPEEITSVISNATRGYTPNRLRSNASKYYLSLAESGAHRPATETIDVDTHLTGVFLQNYASLYNVLKEARQRLGEKWRPNRILDVGFGPATGMIALNEVFSDVDAEDWQPERKLAIVIGHRDMKKRAVSVLATQKHEESEEQGQLFEENEEALTEEEQQELEEILAVETKGLEETQQEELDVNTEETDSVNEIEFEEIPKTKQKAHIKTVVRQQLPAAKSSSKYDLIIATHQLYRSGYHYPASVDDHTSHLLSLLSPGGILVLVERGDPTGFESIARARQIMFRPEDHQSPEKYPPRLWKNDEQFPLSIVAPCSHHGKCPLQVELGIRNKGKNPAYFGWCKFAQMVQRPKFALELKKGQLLSQKWSLVNTASGKVSGEGGKSLAGSGRAFGRSFETATHSYLIVERKAKEQKGTNEQSQELELKDDSISDPASWPRILQNPLKRDKHVVMEVCAPSGQVEQWTVTQKFGKQAYHDARKATGGDLWALGAKVKQVRGGNLSKLRKASAKIQSESRRATKENLQAEIKIDEKVAAEIQEENVDSESESKAPDAIDIAWLRNDSFNSQKMKRKQAYTRGSEPGAYEDIDGGFSSEYFDDLAQVFENKKAKDYAKKLEKSSHVEKKRVMKW encoded by the coding sequence ATGTTTAGCATACAGAGGAGGCTCGTTCAACGAGCTCGACTGTCGTCACCTCAGCTGGTTCGATACAGATCATCAGCACCTTCGGCTCGAGGAACTGGTCGTTTGAGTGGCGTAAAGGCCATTCCGTATGCTGAGATAGTCAACGAACACTCTGATTTGCAAGATAATGTAGAAGTTTTGAATTTGGAAGAATTGATTAATGCTTCGAATGAACCAAATTTTGCTGAAGAGAATAGATCAGCTCGAACAGAGAGACTGGATATCGACACTCGTCAGGGAAAGACAGCTGGAAACAAGTTACTTGTTCTTCCTGAAGAAATCACTTCAGTAATAAGCAACGCCACCCGTGGCTATACACCTAATAGACTGAGGTCAAATGcatcaaaatattatctTTCTTTGGCTGAAAGTGGTGCTCATCGCCCTGCCACAGAGACTATTGATGTAGATACACATCTGACAGGtgtttttcttcaaaattATGCCAGTCTCTACAATGTTTTAAAAGAAGCAAGGCAGAGACTCGGTGAAAAGTGGCGACCGAACCGAATTTTAGATGTTGGATTTGGACCCGCCACGGGGATGATAGCATTAAATGAAGTGTTCAGTGATGTCGATGCTGAAGATTGGCAGCCTGAACGGAAACTGGCTATTGTTATTGGCCATAGAGATAtgaaaaaaagagctgTGTCTGTATTAGCGACCCAGAAGCATGAGGAAAGCGAAGAGCAGGGACAActttttgaagaaaacGAAGAAGCGCttactgaagaagagcagcaaGAGCTCGAAGAAATTTTAGCTGTGGAGACCAAAGGACTGGAAGAGACGCAACAGGAAGAACTAGATGTCAATACCGAAGAAACAGACTCTGTCAACGAAATAGAATTCGAAGAAATCCCGAAAACTAAACAAAAAGCACACATCAAGACGGTAGTTCGTCAACAACTACCAGCAGCTAAATCGTCTTCGAAATATGATCTGATTATCGCTACACACCAGCTTTATCGTAGCGGTTATCACTACCCAGCCTCTGTAGATGACCATACATCGCACCTCCTTTCCCTTTTGTCACCGGGAGGTATTCTCGTTCTTGTTGAAAGAGGAGACCCTACTGGATTCGAGTCTATTGCTCGTGCTAGACAAATCATGTTCAGACCCGAAGATCACCAGAGCCCTGAAAAGTATCCACCTCGTTTATGGAAGAATGACGAACAGTTTCCACTCAGCATTGTTGCACCATGTAGCCATCACGGCAAATGTCCCTTACAAGTTGAACTGGGAATTAGAAATAAAGGTAAAAATCCCGCTTATTTCGGATGGTGTAAATTTGCACAGATGGTACAAAGACCAAAATTTGCATTGGAGCTGAAGAAAGGACAATTATTATCACAAAAATGGTCTTTGGTTAACACCGCATCAGGAAAAGTCAGCGGTGAAGGTGGTAAATCATTAGCAGGAAGCGGACGAGCATTTGGAAGAAGTTTTGAAACTGCCACACACAGTTATCTCATTGTTGAGAGAAAAGCCAAGGAGCAGAAAGGAACCAATGAACAGAGTCAGGAGTTAGAACTGAAGGATGATAGTATATCTGATCCTGCTAGCTGGCCGCGTATCTTGCAGAATCCTTTGAAGCGAGACAAACATGTTGTTATGGAGGTATGTGCGCCATCTGGTCAAGTTGAACAGTGGACAGTGACACAGAAATTCGGCAAACAAGCATACCACGACGCACGCAAAGCCACTGGTGGTGACCTTTGGGCTCTTGGTGCTAAAGTTAAACAAGTAAGAGGAGGAAACCTCTCAAAGCTTAGAAAAGCTTCAGCCAAGATTCAATCTGAGTCTCGAAGAGCAACTAAAGAAAACCTTCAAGCCGAGATCAAGATTGACGAGAAGGTAGCTGCAgaaattcaagaagaaaatgtcGATAGCGAGTCCGAATCCAAAGCGCCTGATGCGATAGACATTGCCTGGCTTCGCAACGACTCGTTCAACAGCCAAAAAATGAAGCGCAAGCAGGCGTATACACGTGGGTCCGAACCAGGTGCTTATGAAGACATAGACGGAGGGTTCAGCAGCgaatattttgatgatCTTGCACAAGTTTTTGAGAACAAAAAGGCCAAAGACTATGCCAAAAAGCTGGAGAAGTCTAGCCACGTCGAGAAGAAGCGGGTGATGAAGTGGTAA
- the ASH1 gene encoding DNA-binding transcription repressor ASH1 → MVSSLVLPAPRSSDLLMRDRSPEIMSLRGGAINTTSPRSSGLVPVSSVGNNSNNGSGSVSGSGTSSGLARTVPDSDLNQRDYDSIPNDNEVVNGADSSTGAGAATIGYDTNVNSVSAASTPSSTSVFTSQSSSSTTASTPIPFFPSTGQSDQSSKSTGHESTHNEYFSSATDAPLPGSNSTLHTDSLPTNLQPEESSSPVVSIELPKTSSSSDGSIDEETLSVSSITDTPSTSLGVAQKDSKSYSHVASPLTPTSLAHLSPPTVSLLYPDTAPRETWRPQLDAWMKKNHPLKLKELSQISYPWIHDKLPSTAPINFPSRPHSHTSTSSSSSSHRDTTSTSTSSSSSHSVPPSSRSQETSPPYPPATLSTTSIYGKAGLSKVSSSNSILPLYASSASHDRTSTASSMSPTTQYLSPSLSIPSSSASSTSSGSLSMSVPTVSSSSYHRPQKAARRASYSATSHTKPYSRPNHSTIGGPTGLSQEDDDRDDHAHIHNPRLPSPPESPQLSANSNSQLTLEQYTNSIKRRCISCGSDQSPCWRPSWSASAGQLCNSCGLRYKKTGARCLSAKCGRIPAKGEWAAMKSVAVRVGGQLHYSCLWCGDEVEVMPRG, encoded by the coding sequence ATGGTTTCGTCTCTCGTCCTACCGGCACCTAGGTCGTCCGATCTGCTGATGCGGGACAGATCTCCGGAAATCATGTCTCTTCGAGGGGGTGCtatcaacaccaccagTCCAAGAAGCTCGGGTTTGGTACCAGTATCTTCTGTTGGTAATAACAGTAATAATGGATCGGGCTCGGTATCGGGCTCCGGAACAAGTTCCGGCTTGGCCCGGACCGTTCCGGACTCTGATCTTAATCAACGAGATTACGATTCAATCCCAAATGACAATGAAGTAGTGAATGGAGCTGATAGTAgtactggtgctggcgcCGCGACTATTGGTTACGACACTAATGTCAATTCTgtttcagctgcttctacaCCATCTTCCACCTCGGTGTTCACTTCGCaatcgtcgtcatcgacGACTGCCTCGACTCCGATCCCATTTTTCCCGTCAACGGGCCAATCTGATCAGTCATCGAAATCTACTGGACACGAGTCTACTCACAACGAATACTTTTCAAGTGCGACTGATGCACCACTACCGGGTTCGAACTCAACCTTACACACAGACTCTCTCCCAACAAACCTACAGCCTGAAGAGAGCTCTTCACCAGTGGTCTCTATAGAACTACCAAAAACCTCGTCTTCTAGTGACGGCAGCATCGATGAAGAGACACTGTCAGTCTCAAGTATCACAGATACACCTTCCACAAGCTTAGGTGTCGCTCAAAAAGACTCAAAGTCATACTCACACGTGGCGTCACCACTGACTCCAACAAGCTTGGCACACCTATCACCGCCAACTGTATCACTTCTTTATCCAGATACAGCCCCAAGAGAGACGTGGCGACCCCAGCTAGATGCCTGGATGAAGAAAAACCACCCATTAAAGCTCAAGGAATTATCTCAGATCTCATACCCATGGATTCACGATAAACTTCCCTCAACAGCACCTATAAACTTCCCGTCACGACCACACTCACACACCTCGACGAGctcttcaagttcttcCCATCGTGACACGACGTCTACATCtacatcctcttcttcctcacACTCAGTACCCCCATCAAGTCGCTCTCAAGAGACGTCTCCACCCTATCCACCTGCCACATTATCAACAACGAGTATATATGGCAAAGCAGGTCTCTCAAAagtgtcttcttcaaactcAATTCTACCACTATACGCTTCATCAGCGTCACACGATCGAACTTCAACGGCCTCCTCAATGAGCCCGACAACCCAGTACTTATCTCCATCCTTATCAATCccgtcgtcgtcagcatCCTCGACATCATCTGGCTCGCTATCAATGTCGGTTCCAACGGtctcttcatcgtcttATCATCGACCACAAAAAGCTGCTCGTAGAGCTTCCTACTCAGCTACCTCACACACCAAGCCATACTCACGACCAAATCACTCGACGATAGGCGGACCCACAGGGTTAAGCcaagaagacgatgaccGAGATGATCATGCTCATATTCACAATCCCCGTCTACCGTCACCGCCGGAATCACCACAGCTATCTGCAAACAGCAATTCTCAATTAACACTCGAGCAATACACCAACTCGATAAAGAGACGCTGCATTTCTTGTGGTTCAGATCAGTCGCCATGCTGGCGACCCTCGTGGTCTGCCAGTGCCGGACAACTCTGCAATTCCTGTGGTCTTCGCTATAAAAAGACGGGTGCCAGATGTCTTTCTGCCAAATGTGGCCGTATTCCTGCCAAGGGCGAATGGGCTGCCATGAAATCGGTAGCAGTACGAGTAGGAGGTCAGCTGCACTACTCGTGTCTGTGGTGTGGAGATGAGGTCGAAGTTATGCCCCGAGGCTAG
- the FSH3 gene encoding Fsh3p (Putative serine hydrolase; likely target of Cyc8p-Tup1p-Rfx1p transcriptional regulation; sequence is similar to S. cerevisiae Fsh1p and Fsh2p and the human candidate tumor suppressor OVCA2; GO_component: GO:0005575 - cellular_component [Evidence ND]; GO_function: GO:0016787 - hydrolase activity [Evidence IEA]; GO_function: GO:0003674 - molecular_function [Evidence ND]; GO_process: GO:0008150 - biological_process [Evidence ND]; GO_process: GO:0008152 - metabolic process [Evidence IEA]), producing MSQKILCLHGFTQNGPLFARKVSAVRKTLQKAGFETVFLTAPVKLEIADLPFEPTNVASLGGSDDSMRSWWPNSDSNPNHYKLDQAFEAIKQSIIEDGPYVGVLGFSQGAALAGVLCQHIHKLHETQPVLKFGIFYSGFRIMRPEHQHFYNELISVPTLHILGSLDTVVSEERSMALYNSCSDNTRTLLHHPGGHFVPNSKDFVTRVVEMVVSSTSSSPPATEPDVVNEKISETSQPSDDWSAFDTIGRA from the coding sequence ATGTCACAAAAAATCCTATGTTTACATGGCTTCACTCAGAACGGCCCACTCTTTGCTAGAAAAGTGTCAGCTGTGCGAAAAACTCTTCAAAAAGCCGGTTTCGAAACCGTTTTTCTAACTGCTCCGGTGAAACTGGAAATCGCAGACCTTCCTTTTGAACCAACAAATGTCGCTTCTCTTGGTGGTTCAGACGATAGTATGAGATCATGGTGGCCCAACAGTGACTCGAATCCTAATCACTATAAACTGGATCAAGCTTTCGAGGCCATAAAACAGTCCATTATCGAAGACGGACCATATGTTGGCGTCCTCGGGTTCTCTCAGGGAGCTGCTCTAGCTGGTGTCCTGTGTCAACATATTCATAAACTACACGAAACCCAGCCAGTTTTGAAGTTTGGTATATTCTATTCCGGCTTCCGAATCATGAGACCCGAACATCAGCATTTCTACAATGAACTGATATCCGTCCCCACTCTGCATATTCTTGGATCTCTAGACACTGTTGTATCAGAAGAGCGCTCTATGGCTCTGTATAATTCCTGCAGCGACAACACCAGAACTCTGCTTCACCACCCTGGTGGCCATTTTGTTCCTAACTCGAAAGACTTCGTGACCCGTGTTGTAGAAATGGTAGTCTcctccaccagctccagtcCGCCAGCTACCGAACCTGACGTTGTCAATGAAAAGATCTCAGAAACATCACAGCCATCAGACGACTGGAGCGCTTTTGATACCATCGGACGAGCATAG
- the SGN1 gene encoding Sgn1p (Cytoplasmic RNA-binding protein; contains an RNA recognition motif (RRM); may have a role in mRNA translation, as suggested by genetic interactions with genes encoding proteins involved in translational initiation; GO_component: GO:0005737 - cytoplasm [Evidence IEA,IEA]; GO_component: GO:0005737 - cytoplasm [Evidence IDA] [PMID 10764794]; GO_function: GO:0003723 - RNA binding [Evidence IEA]; GO_function: GO:0003676 - nucleic acid binding [Evidence IEA]; GO_function: GO:0000166 - nucleotide binding [Evidence IEA]; GO_function: GO:0008143 - poly(A) binding [Evidence IDA] [PMID 10764794]; GO_process: GO:0016071 - mRNA metabolic process [Evidence IGI] [PMID 10764794]), protein MSENNQATEAVTSQEPQDVEINHDEAQEHSEQAPSGDGEQTVDAMKTRLKELEAEAERLQAMQSELQKEGADLTEDKADVDSRSVYVGNVDFGSTPEELQQHFQSCGTINRVTILIDKFTGQPKGYAYVEFAEPSLVSQALLLNESIFRGRPLKVTPKRTNIPGMSARGRGRGGRGGRGYRGGFRGRGRGGYRPY, encoded by the coding sequence ATGTCTGAGAATAATCAAGCGACAGAAGCTGTTACGAGTCAAGAACCACAGGATGTGGAGATTAACCACGATGAAGCCCAAGAACACAGCGAACAGGCGCCATCAGGCGACGGAGAACAGACTGTGGATGCTATGAAAACGCGATTGAAGGAGCTGGAAGCCGAAGCAGAACGTTTGCAAGCCATGCAATCAGAATTACAAAAAGAAGGAGCTGACCTGACAGAAGACAAGGCCGATGTCGATTCTCGAAGCGTGTACGTTGGAAACGTCGACTTTGGCAGCACGCCCGAAGAGCTCCAACAACACTTCCAATCCTGTGGCACCATCAACCGCGTGACCATTCTCATCGACAAATTCACAGGACAACCCAAAGGATACGCATACGTCGAGTTTGCCGAGCCCTCACTAGTGTCACAAGCCCTTCTCCTCAATGAGTCCATTTTCCGAGGCCGACCCTTAAAAGTGACACCCAAACGAACCAACATCCCTGGAATGTCCGCACGAGGCCGAGGCCGTGGCGGCAGGGGAGGCAGAGGCTACAGAGGAGGATTCCGTGGCAGGGGCAGAGGAGGCTACCGACCATACTAA
- the CRH1 gene encoding Crh1p (Chitin transglycosylase; functions in the transfer of chitin to beta(1-6) and beta(1-3) glucans in the cell wall; similar and functionally redundant to Utr2; localizes to sites of polarized growth; expression induced by cell wall stress; GO_component: GO:0031225 - anchored component of membrane [Evidence IEA]; GO_component: GO:0005618 - cell wall [Evidence IEA,IEA,IEA]; GO_component: GO:0005576 - extracellular region [Evidence IEA]; GO_component: GO:0009277 - fungal-type cell wall [Evidence IDA] [PMID 10757808]; GO_component: GO:0009277 - fungal-type cell wall [Evidence IDA] [PMID 15781460]; GO_component: GO:0000131 - incipient cellular bud site [Evidence IDA] [PMID 10757808]; GO_component: GO:0016020 - membrane [Evidence IEA,IEA]; GO_function: GO:0016787 - hydrolase activity [Evidence IEA]; GO_function: GO:0016798 - hydrolase activity, acting on glycosyl bonds [Evidence IEA,IEA]; GO_function: GO:0004553 - hydrolase activity, hydrolyzing O-glycosyl compounds [Evidence IEA]; GO_function: GO:0016757 - transferase activity, transferring glycosyl groups [Evidence IGI,IMP] [PMID 18694928]; GO_function: GO:0016757 - transferase activity, transferring glycosyl groups [Evidence IDA] [PMID 23919454]; GO_process: GO:0005975 - carbohydrate metabolic process [Evidence IEA]; GO_process: GO:0006037 - cell wall chitin metabolic process [Evidence IGI,IMP] [PMID 18694928]; GO_process: GO:0071555 - cell wall organization [Evidence IEA]; GO_process: GO:0031505 - fungal-type cell wall organization [Evidence IGI,IMP] [PMID 18694928]; GO_process: GO:0008152 - metabolic process [Evidence IEA]), translating into MVGKHSFLSAVAIALISPTVNAQTFTTCNPLSSNDCPADPALGGPLFVDFTQGSSNDFSPLTAASKISYNDLGVGFTVAQQGDNPTLASNGYIMFGRIEVVLQAAPGQGMVSSVILQSDDLDEIDMEWIGGDNTQFQSNYFSKGQTTTFDRGEFHSVNDPVGSFHNYTVDWTADQTTWYLDGAPVRVLESNAPEGYPQTPMKLRMGSWAGGDPSNPPGTIEWAGGPTNYAAGPFTFYVKSVYYVDYSTGSEYVYGDESGSWQSIKAIGGSVIGSPVSPPAVNALAAVASSADPPSSLPPVASSTPAMSSSASPPPPPPPSPTPSSSAIPSSSIESSPTIFSSSVATSTLSSSSSIFSSSSPPPPPSTSTPSSSSLFTSSSLPPPPPPSTTSTTSTPSSSSAPPSSSSTTSSTTSSIESSSSSSVEPSTTSSSSTPPPPPPPPTTTSAIRSSSLTSTSSTTSSTTSSTTSTTTSSTISTTSTTSINTTTSLPPPPSTSSSTSASTTPSIVPPSEGAASLSSIPSFVSLTIVIISVILHV; encoded by the coding sequence ATGGTTGGTAAACACTCATTTTTATCAGCAGTGGCTATCGCATTGATTTCGCCGACTGTAAATGCACAAACCTTCACTACCTGCAACCCGTTGAGCTCTAACGATTGTCCTGCCGATCCTGCACTTGGAGGTCCGCTATTTGTAGATTTCACTCAGGGTTCTTCCAATGACTTTTCTCCACTCACTGCTGCGTCAAAGATTTCGTATAATGATTTAGGAGTTGGTTTTACAGTTGCTCAGCAAGGAGATAATCCTACACTGGCTTCAAATGGTTACATCATGTTCGGTAGAATCGAGGTTGTTCTACAGGCGGCTCCTGGTCAAGGTATGGTTTCAAGTGTGATCCTACAAAGTGATGACTTAGATGAGATCGATATGGAGTGGATTGGAGGTGACAATACCCAATTCCAGTCGAATTACTTCTCAAAAGGTCAAACCACTACTTTCGATCGTGGAGAGTTTCACTCTGTTAACGATCCAGTGGGCTCTTTTCATAATTACACAGTCGACTGGACTGCCGACCAAACCACTTGGTATTTAGATGGTGCTCCAGTCAGGGTATTAGAGAGCAATGCTCCTGAAGGATATCCTCAGACTCCTATGAAACTACGTATGGGATCATGGGCGGGTGGTGACCCAAGTAACCCTCCTGGAACTATTGAGTGGGCAGGTGGTCCAACCAATTatgctgctggtccttTCACATTCTATGTCAAATCTGTTTACTACGTTGACTATTCAACTGGATCTGAGTATGTTTACGGAGATGAGAGTGGTTCGTGGCAATCTATTAAAGCTATTGGTGGTAGTGTCATAGGAAGTCCAGTATCTCCACCTGCCGTTAATGCATTAGCTGCCGTTGCTAGCAGTGCTGATCCCCCTTCAAGCCTACCTCCTGTTGCAAGTTCAACACCAGCTATGTCCAGTTCTGCttcacctccacctccacctcctccatcACCCACTCCTTCATCTTCCGCTATACCATCAAGCTCAATTGAATCATCCCCCACAATTTTCAGTAGTTCTGTGGCTACTAGTACATTATCCAGCTCCAGTTCCATATTCAgttcatcatcaccaccacctcctccttctACAAGTACCCCCAGTTCGAGCTCATTATTTACATCAAGCTCTTTaccacccccaccaccccctaGTACCACATCTACCACCTCAACGCCATCGAGTTCCTCAGCACCTCCAAGCAGCTCGTCCACGACCTCAAGCACTACTTCTTCTATTGAATCATCAAGTTCGAGTTCTGTAGAACCATCTACTACCTCGTCAAGCTCAACGCCGCCACCtccaccccctcctccaaCTACTACCTCAGCGATAAGATCCTCAAGCTTGACCTCGACTTCATCCACCACTTCCAGCACTACTTCTAGTACCACATCCACAACTACATCCTCCACTATCAGCACCACTTCTActaccagcatcaacacTACTACCTCgctaccaccacctccatcCACGTCTTCCAGTACAAGCGCATCTACAACTCCAAGTATCGTCCCTCCCAGCgaaggagcagcatcaCTGTCCAGCATCCCATCCTTTGTATCACTTACGATCGTTATAATCTCGGTTATCTTGCATGTTTAA